The following proteins come from a genomic window of Corallococcus sp. NCRR:
- a CDS encoding OsmC family protein, with protein MAQPLYTGQVRTVGESMARSTTEAQAFKIFMDEPVELGGRNGAPSPLDFILAAHAGCLNYMTFFIARELGIPVTGTEITVQGSLDPGKFAGTHREVRAGYQSLTATIHVKGDVTQEQLARLLREVETRCPVSDNLAHATPIHLSMQPAA; from the coding sequence ATGGCACAGCCGCTGTACACCGGACAGGTCCGCACCGTAGGCGAGAGCATGGCCCGCAGCACCACGGAGGCACAGGCGTTCAAGATCTTCATGGACGAGCCCGTGGAGCTGGGGGGCCGCAACGGCGCGCCCAGCCCGCTCGACTTCATCCTCGCGGCCCACGCGGGCTGCTTGAACTACATGACCTTCTTCATCGCCCGCGAGCTGGGCATCCCCGTCACCGGCACCGAAATCACCGTGCAGGGCTCGCTGGACCCCGGGAAGTTCGCCGGCACCCACCGCGAGGTGCGCGCCGGCTACCAGTCCCTCACCGCCACCATCCACGTGAAGGGCGACGTCACCCAGGAACAGCTGGCCCGGCTGCTCCGCGAGGTGGAGACGCGCTGCCCCGTCAGCGACAACCTCGCCCACGCCACGCCCATCCACCTCTCCATGCAGCCCGCGGCCTAG
- a CDS encoding acetyl-CoA C-acetyltransferase: MTASYIIDAVRTPRGRGKMGKGALTGLHPQELLAQTLNALQRRGGWDAREVGDVIAGCVSQVNEQGANIARNAVLAAGWPQDVSAVSLNRFCGSGLQAVNFGAMGVASGAMDFVVAGGVESMSHLSLGADGGGQDGGNVRLRERVYQVPQGISADLIATLEGITREDVDAWALRSQRQAARAIEENRFAKALFAVKDPATGAVLLERDEYPRPDTTAQGLAALKPAFVAMGETAVGPDGETLDGIALAAYPQAKRIQHVHTAGNSSGIVDGAAVVALASERYVKQKGLKPRARIRAMATLGTEPLIMLTAPAPVSEKALRMAGMKAGDIDLWEINEAFAGVVLQTTRALGIDPDRVNVNGGAIALGHPLGATGAMLLGTALDELERTGKGTALITMCIGGGQGIATVIERV; the protein is encoded by the coding sequence ATGACCGCCAGCTACATCATCGACGCCGTCCGGACCCCGCGGGGGCGCGGGAAGATGGGCAAGGGGGCCCTGACGGGGCTGCATCCCCAGGAGCTGCTCGCGCAGACGCTCAACGCGCTCCAGCGGCGCGGCGGTTGGGATGCCCGGGAGGTGGGCGACGTCATCGCGGGGTGCGTGTCGCAGGTGAATGAGCAGGGCGCGAACATCGCGCGCAACGCGGTGCTGGCCGCGGGGTGGCCGCAGGACGTGTCCGCGGTGTCGCTCAACCGCTTCTGCGGCTCCGGGCTCCAGGCGGTGAACTTCGGCGCCATGGGGGTCGCCTCCGGCGCCATGGACTTCGTGGTGGCGGGCGGAGTGGAGAGCATGTCGCACCTGTCGCTGGGCGCGGACGGCGGCGGCCAGGACGGCGGCAACGTGCGGCTGCGAGAGCGCGTCTACCAGGTGCCCCAGGGCATCAGCGCGGACCTCATCGCGACGCTGGAGGGCATCACCCGCGAGGACGTGGACGCGTGGGCCCTGCGCTCGCAGCGCCAGGCGGCCCGCGCCATCGAGGAGAACCGCTTCGCGAAGGCCCTCTTCGCGGTGAAGGACCCGGCCACCGGCGCCGTGCTGCTGGAGCGCGACGAGTACCCCCGACCGGACACCACCGCGCAGGGCCTGGCCGCGCTCAAGCCCGCGTTCGTCGCCATGGGCGAGACGGCCGTGGGCCCGGACGGCGAGACGCTGGACGGCATCGCGCTGGCCGCCTATCCCCAGGCGAAGCGCATCCAGCACGTGCACACCGCGGGCAACTCCAGCGGCATCGTGGACGGGGCCGCCGTGGTGGCGCTGGCGTCCGAGCGCTACGTGAAGCAGAAGGGGCTCAAGCCCCGCGCCCGCATCCGCGCCATGGCCACGCTGGGCACCGAGCCGCTCATCATGCTCACCGCCCCCGCACCCGTGAGCGAGAAGGCCCTGCGCATGGCCGGCATGAAGGCCGGTGACATCGACCTGTGGGAGATCAACGAGGCCTTCGCTGGCGTGGTCCTCCAGACGACGCGCGCGCTGGGCATCGACCCGGACCGGGTGAACGTCAACGGCGGCGCCATCGCGCTGGGCCACCCGCTGGGCGCCACCGGCGCGATGCTCCTGGGCACCGCCCTGGATGAGCTGGAGCGCACGGGCAAGGGGACGGCGCTCATCACCATGTGCATCGGCGGCGGCCAGGGCATCGCCACCGTCATCGAGCGCGTCTAG
- a CDS encoding ATP-grasp domain-containing protein gives MRPTLVVINGEQYWQRYFPEYEVVFRRLQECSWVLRGGDLWCVDRESATRLDGVLWRVGAIRPDPRHRAALELIRLSGVPCSNPASVLARCHDRLSMLAEMREAGLPVIPFDAALGDDMLRRLERPVPFVVKVGNHHAGLGKALVRDAGTWPEIADLLFAADDYAVVEPFIDYERDVRCLAVGERMWAMTRASAGWKANVDTRKYQVIDPPPELAEHTRRAMRHLGADVLGLDFLQAKDGAYTLLECNDTPGLSGFPEELREEVAECLRVRMRQR, from the coding sequence ATGCGGCCCACCCTCGTGGTCATCAACGGTGAACAGTACTGGCAGCGCTACTTCCCGGAATACGAGGTCGTCTTCCGCAGGCTCCAGGAGTGTTCCTGGGTCCTGCGCGGTGGTGACCTCTGGTGCGTCGACCGCGAGTCCGCGACCCGGCTGGACGGCGTGCTCTGGCGGGTGGGCGCCATCCGCCCGGACCCCAGGCATCGCGCGGCGCTGGAGCTCATCCGCCTGAGCGGTGTGCCCTGCTCCAACCCTGCGTCCGTGCTGGCGCGCTGTCACGACCGGCTGTCGATGCTTGCGGAGATGCGTGAGGCGGGGCTGCCGGTCATCCCGTTCGACGCCGCGCTCGGTGACGACATGTTGCGCCGGTTGGAGCGGCCCGTGCCGTTCGTCGTCAAGGTCGGCAATCACCACGCCGGGCTGGGCAAGGCGCTGGTGCGCGACGCAGGCACGTGGCCGGAGATCGCGGACCTCCTCTTCGCCGCCGACGACTACGCGGTCGTCGAGCCCTTCATTGACTACGAGCGCGACGTCCGCTGCCTCGCGGTGGGCGAGCGCATGTGGGCGATGACGCGGGCGAGCGCTGGCTGGAAGGCCAACGTCGACACGCGGAAGTACCAGGTCATCGACCCGCCGCCGGAGCTCGCGGAGCACACGCGCCGGGCCATGCGGCACCTGGGCGCGGACGTGCTGGGATTGGACTTCCTCCAGGCGAAGGACGGCGCCTACACGCTGCTGGAATGCAATGACACCCCGGGCCTGTCCGGCTTCCCGGAGGAGCTGCGGGAGGAGGTGGCGGAGTGCCTGCGCGTCCGGATGCGCCAGCGCTGA
- a CDS encoding phospholipase D-like domain-containing protein gives MDFKLINTEDTVSRLLNLLREARERVILISPYVTLGADDRVGRSIREALARKVKVTLVYREDDQTTPKENWLAAMKPHVEAGLKLFAVPGLHAKLYLSESTVIITSLNLLASSFLNSIEVGLWSTDPEALKQAYTFIDKEIRPHARAPSATAKPARLAPAERKARPRAPRKQQDEGYCLRCGDAIPLNPKRPYCREDFEEWAEWENVDYEDNYCHGCGDDHPATMARPLCRDCYRKSVA, from the coding sequence ATGGACTTCAAACTCATCAACACTGAAGACACCGTCAGCCGCCTGCTCAACCTTCTGAGAGAAGCGAGGGAGCGGGTCATCCTCATCAGCCCCTATGTGACGCTGGGAGCCGATGACCGGGTGGGCCGCTCCATTCGCGAAGCGCTGGCCCGGAAGGTCAAGGTCACCCTCGTCTACCGGGAGGATGACCAGACGACTCCCAAGGAGAACTGGCTGGCCGCGATGAAGCCGCACGTAGAGGCCGGCCTGAAGCTGTTCGCCGTCCCAGGGCTGCACGCCAAGCTCTACCTTTCGGAGTCGACGGTCATCATCACGTCGCTCAACCTGCTGGCCTCCTCATTCCTCAACTCCATCGAGGTGGGGCTCTGGTCGACGGATCCCGAAGCGCTCAAGCAGGCCTATACCTTCATCGACAAGGAGATCCGGCCGCACGCCCGCGCCCCTTCGGCCACGGCGAAGCCAGCGAGGCTCGCCCCCGCCGAGCGCAAGGCGCGGCCCCGGGCGCCTCGGAAGCAGCAGGACGAGGGCTATTGCCTGCGCTGTGGTGACGCCATCCCGTTGAACCCGAAGCGGCCCTATTGCCGAGAGGACTTCGAGGAATGGGCCGAGTGGGAGAACGTGGACTACGAAGACAATTACTGCCACGGCTGCGGCGACGACCACCCGGCCACCATGGCCAGACCACTGTGCCGGGACTGTTACCGGAAGTCTGTCGCGTAG
- a CDS encoding FHA domain-containing protein — MNRIRETIEVAEPLWRALEQMSHDLGVDRNALVAQALFLLARQNGYVSPTPVALGVTVAGEPVRAPAARAPEPVARPAELPAAAVVPAPAAVPAPAVGPAKEPVAAAPASAVSEPVKARSSVDESAQARARMQEVLAAVDAVAQPRDVPVASDDEEEESDAEEDSNDEESDDEAADESSDNDESDEDVADESSDDKESDDDGAEEEAADESSDEEESDDTASDEEESDDESSDDDKSDSGAASATDEDSDDEDASEAAAAKEGSDDEDASQDSEEDDAAAADIAAAIGSEELPGTNEPDDSEPEEARTGEEATGAEEDDAAEEPDAQAASSSEDNDEAAGDEAQDSGSDEPEEQDLPFVAPPAAKAPPARRQGRVLRQSEPEDEAPPEPNRGRKPTPAARAPARMDLFVRLSPDGDATRVDVERFTLGRGPQCSLVVKSGRVSREHAVVTRDGADYFIEDLGSSNGTWINHQRIKRQKIADGDTFNLGTEAVYFSLQPSED; from the coding sequence ATGAATCGGATTCGTGAAACCATCGAGGTCGCGGAGCCCCTGTGGCGCGCGCTGGAGCAGATGAGCCACGACCTGGGCGTGGACCGGAATGCCCTGGTCGCCCAGGCGCTGTTCCTGCTCGCGAGACAGAATGGCTACGTGTCGCCCACGCCCGTGGCGCTCGGGGTGACGGTCGCCGGAGAGCCCGTGCGGGCGCCAGCGGCCCGGGCCCCAGAGCCCGTGGCGCGTCCGGCGGAGCTCCCTGCCGCTGCCGTCGTCCCCGCGCCTGCCGCTGTCCCCGCGCCTGCCGTTGGCCCTGCGAAGGAACCCGTGGCCGCCGCTCCGGCCTCGGCGGTGTCCGAGCCCGTGAAGGCCCGGTCCTCCGTGGACGAGTCCGCGCAAGCGCGGGCGCGCATGCAGGAAGTCCTCGCGGCGGTGGATGCGGTCGCGCAGCCCCGCGATGTGCCGGTGGCGTCCGACGACGAGGAGGAAGAATCCGACGCCGAAGAGGACTCGAACGACGAGGAGTCCGACGACGAAGCGGCTGACGAGTCCTCGGACAACGATGAGTCCGACGAAGACGTGGCTGACGAATCCTCGGACGACAAGGAGTCCGACGATGACGGGGCCGAAGAAGAAGCGGCTGATGAATCCTCGGACGAGGAAGAGTCCGACGACACAGCCTCGGATGAGGAAGAGTCCGACGACGAATCTTCGGACGACGACAAGTCCGATTCCGGCGCCGCCAGCGCGACGGATGAGGATTCGGACGACGAGGACGCATCCGAGGCGGCAGCCGCCAAGGAGGGCTCGGACGACGAGGACGCGTCGCAGGACTCCGAGGAGGACGACGCCGCAGCGGCCGACATCGCGGCGGCGATCGGCTCCGAGGAACTCCCCGGCACCAACGAGCCCGATGACTCCGAGCCCGAAGAGGCCAGGACGGGTGAGGAGGCCACGGGCGCCGAGGAAGACGACGCGGCCGAAGAGCCTGATGCGCAAGCCGCCTCCTCCAGCGAGGACAACGACGAGGCCGCCGGGGACGAAGCACAGGACTCGGGCTCCGACGAACCCGAGGAACAGGACCTGCCCTTCGTGGCGCCTCCAGCCGCGAAGGCCCCCCCTGCCCGCAGGCAGGGCCGTGTGCTCCGGCAATCCGAACCCGAGGACGAAGCCCCCCCGGAACCCAACCGGGGCCGCAAGCCCACCCCCGCCGCCCGGGCCCCCGCGCGCATGGACCTGTTCGTGCGGCTGAGCCCGGACGGTGACGCCACGCGGGTGGACGTGGAGCGCTTCACGCTGGGACGCGGCCCGCAGTGCAGCCTCGTCGTGAAGTCCGGCAGGGTCTCCCGCGAGCACGCCGTCGTCACGCGCGACGGCGCGGACTACTTCATCGAGGACCTGGGCTCATCCAACGGGACCTGGATCAACCACCAGCGCATCAAGCGCCAGAAGATCGCGGACGGGGACACCTTCAACCTGGGGACCGAAGCCGTGTACTTCTCCCTCCAGCCCTCCGAGGACTGA
- a CDS encoding thioredoxin domain-containing protein has translation MAGVPVELTPEDFEEVTQKPGMCVVDFWAPWCEPCHAFAPVFAEAAARFPDITFARLDAEAHEAVAEPLGIDAYPTLVAFKDGLEVRRVSEALPAESLDRLLNALRAVDVTEEKSRKANRERTEAGQRPSGVPEGATWDDGDGEWSFGPKDAKGRPHGTWRYWRADGTLCNECIMEQGTPHGPFKRFHEDGSVSQEGAFAKGQLHGPRTWTASDRFTTERMHEGGVSERVRRTVMHYDHGTVRQVGHFNAQGQRVVPSTGEPYPTRPAHLPEDAELREDLNQWAKVTLNADGERHGLTRFWDAQGQLLWEAEFEDGRRHGRYWSRAEGIYADFRVHFEEGRAEGDLACGEWSLMDAQRAVVLTRDLGQAMDEEALARSPVFSNLPRSAEGWRELAKEARADRRYREALLATARACATSLDIQPLKQGLEELTLPRTKDSASEVAHGVVEDAGQAWAPMADALMRGGEAATLLRAYAVLLDQTDRPRAALDFLHAAMLLAPERKAYLFTRGLILLNLGVADQVHKDAEHLAEVEPDTARFLATYARVLFPRFDFWAGQEAPRCGYDGLPEKPAQSLEAIQQLVRKYATRLQAMRGALLQRYKPGATVPWLPPDLSGLLGDGPVELKQEALERDEDEQVEVDETLDLEMGFADLTLMLRGDWSALSWLLWSCGETTFKMPTRIAPPADYGQAAGQTSQRLWQSRDRKFRGNASTTKPGQGFLFEGVALGDLHPNLVSIAERQYAETQAMFYWLNDPDNVSPWQSNLRGS, from the coding sequence TTGGCAGGTGTCCCGGTCGAGTTGACCCCGGAGGATTTCGAGGAAGTCACCCAGAAGCCCGGCATGTGCGTCGTGGACTTCTGGGCGCCGTGGTGTGAACCCTGCCATGCGTTCGCGCCGGTCTTCGCCGAGGCCGCCGCGCGGTTCCCGGACATCACCTTCGCCCGGCTCGACGCGGAGGCCCACGAGGCCGTGGCCGAGCCGCTGGGCATCGACGCCTACCCCACCCTCGTCGCGTTCAAGGACGGCCTGGAGGTCCGCCGCGTCTCCGAGGCGCTGCCCGCCGAGTCCCTGGACCGGCTGCTGAACGCGCTGCGCGCCGTGGACGTCACCGAGGAGAAGTCCCGCAAGGCGAACCGCGAGCGGACCGAGGCGGGCCAGCGCCCCTCCGGCGTCCCCGAGGGCGCCACCTGGGACGACGGCGACGGGGAGTGGTCCTTCGGACCGAAGGACGCGAAGGGCCGGCCGCACGGAACGTGGCGGTACTGGCGCGCCGACGGCACCCTCTGCAACGAATGCATCATGGAGCAGGGCACGCCGCACGGACCCTTCAAGCGCTTCCACGAGGACGGCTCGGTGTCCCAGGAGGGCGCCTTCGCGAAGGGCCAGCTCCACGGCCCCCGCACCTGGACGGCCTCCGACCGCTTCACCACCGAGCGCATGCACGAAGGCGGCGTGAGCGAGCGCGTGCGCAGGACGGTGATGCACTACGACCACGGCACCGTGCGCCAGGTGGGGCACTTCAACGCCCAGGGCCAGCGCGTGGTGCCCTCCACCGGCGAGCCCTACCCCACCCGTCCGGCCCACCTGCCCGAGGACGCGGAGCTGCGCGAGGACCTGAACCAGTGGGCCAAGGTGACGCTCAACGCGGACGGCGAGCGCCACGGCCTCACCCGCTTCTGGGACGCGCAGGGCCAGCTGCTCTGGGAGGCCGAGTTCGAGGACGGACGGCGGCATGGGCGCTACTGGTCGCGCGCGGAGGGCATCTACGCGGACTTCCGCGTCCACTTCGAGGAGGGCCGGGCGGAGGGCGACCTCGCGTGTGGCGAGTGGTCCCTGATGGACGCGCAGCGGGCGGTGGTGCTCACGCGCGACCTGGGGCAGGCGATGGATGAAGAGGCGCTGGCGCGCTCGCCGGTGTTCTCCAACCTCCCCCGGAGCGCGGAAGGCTGGCGCGAGCTGGCGAAGGAGGCCCGCGCGGACCGGCGCTACCGCGAGGCCTTACTGGCCACGGCGCGCGCGTGCGCAACGTCGCTGGACATCCAGCCGTTGAAGCAGGGCCTGGAGGAGCTGACGCTGCCGCGCACGAAGGACTCCGCGAGCGAGGTCGCGCACGGCGTGGTGGAGGACGCGGGCCAGGCCTGGGCCCCCATGGCGGACGCGCTCATGCGCGGCGGTGAGGCGGCGACCCTGCTGCGGGCGTACGCGGTGTTGCTGGACCAGACGGACCGGCCTCGCGCGGCGCTGGACTTCCTGCACGCGGCGATGCTGCTCGCGCCGGAGCGCAAGGCGTACCTGTTCACGCGCGGCCTCATCCTGTTGAACCTGGGCGTGGCGGATCAGGTGCACAAGGACGCGGAGCATCTCGCGGAAGTGGAGCCGGACACCGCCCGGTTCCTGGCCACGTACGCGCGGGTGTTGTTCCCCCGGTTCGACTTCTGGGCGGGACAGGAGGCTCCGCGCTGCGGCTACGACGGCCTGCCGGAGAAGCCCGCGCAGTCCCTGGAGGCCATCCAGCAGTTGGTGCGCAAGTACGCCACGCGGCTCCAGGCGATGCGTGGCGCGCTGCTCCAGCGGTACAAGCCCGGCGCCACGGTGCCCTGGCTGCCTCCGGACCTGTCCGGCCTGCTGGGCGATGGGCCCGTGGAGCTGAAGCAGGAAGCGCTGGAGCGGGACGAGGACGAGCAGGTGGAGGTCGACGAGACGCTCGACCTGGAGATGGGGTTCGCGGACCTGACGCTGATGCTGCGCGGGGACTGGAGCGCGCTGTCGTGGCTCTTGTGGTCGTGCGGCGAGACGACGTTCAAGATGCCCACGCGCATCGCGCCGCCGGCGGATTACGGACAGGCGGCGGGGCAGACCTCGCAGCGGCTGTGGCAGAGCCGGGACCGCAAGTTCCGGGGCAACGCCAGCACGACGAAGCCCGGCCAGGGCTTCCTGTTCGAGGGCGTGGCGCTGGGCGACCTGCACCCGAACCTGGTGTCCATCGCGGAGCGGCAGTACGCGGAGACGCAAGCGATGTTCTATTGGCTCAATGACCCGGACAACGTCTCTCCGTGGCAGAGCAATCTGAGGGGCAGCTAG
- a CDS encoding MgtC/SapB family protein — protein sequence MDAPAELPSLLAQASHWPVVPVLTRVGLAIAIGLFIGLEREHSRKTGVRTFALTALMGCLGGLTGQAFALVAAGFVTLLVLMMNGRELLIHKRLALTTSTALMVVAFCGILCGMGHTFTPIVVGVLTAALLAWKQSIAGFVGGLSDKELRSAILLAVLTFVVFPVLPAHPVDPWGLIEPQSNWASVIIIAAVGFVNYMLLKTLGPRGMEVTAFFGGLVNSRKVIVELATRLKEVGAPLLPSAYRGILLATGAMLLRNGLIVIIFASQAAVHCAIPFTLMLLVSAVLWRRSPAQASTAGSPQLALESPFRLMAALKFGGVFLALNVAGALAQRNFGSASFYFVSILGGFLSSASSIASAATLISHNEISAVTGVNGVILSSLTSIVVNIPLIRSMAQEASFRRRVSTALLAVAAMGLVGVGLNLMVFDALLHAA from the coding sequence ATGGATGCACCCGCCGAGCTGCCCTCCCTCCTCGCCCAGGCGTCGCACTGGCCCGTGGTGCCCGTGCTGACGCGGGTGGGGCTCGCCATCGCCATCGGCCTCTTCATCGGACTGGAGCGCGAGCACAGCCGCAAGACGGGCGTGCGCACGTTCGCGCTCACCGCGCTGATGGGCTGCCTGGGCGGGCTCACCGGCCAGGCCTTCGCGCTGGTGGCGGCGGGCTTCGTCACGCTGCTGGTGCTGATGATGAACGGCCGGGAGCTGCTGATCCACAAGCGGCTGGCGCTCACCACCTCCACGGCCCTGATGGTGGTGGCCTTCTGCGGCATCCTGTGCGGCATGGGCCACACGTTCACGCCCATCGTCGTGGGCGTGCTGACGGCGGCGCTGCTCGCCTGGAAGCAGTCCATCGCGGGCTTCGTGGGCGGCCTGTCGGACAAGGAGCTGCGCTCCGCCATCCTGCTCGCGGTGCTGACGTTCGTCGTGTTCCCCGTGCTGCCCGCGCACCCGGTGGACCCGTGGGGCCTCATCGAGCCCCAGTCCAACTGGGCCAGCGTCATCATCATCGCGGCGGTGGGCTTCGTGAACTACATGCTCCTGAAGACGCTGGGACCCAGGGGCATGGAGGTCACCGCGTTCTTCGGCGGGCTGGTGAACAGCCGCAAGGTCATCGTGGAGCTGGCCACGCGGCTGAAGGAGGTGGGCGCGCCGCTGCTTCCGTCCGCCTACCGGGGCATCCTCCTGGCCACCGGCGCGATGCTCCTGCGCAACGGCCTCATCGTCATCATCTTCGCCTCGCAGGCCGCCGTGCACTGCGCCATCCCGTTCACGCTGATGCTGCTGGTGAGCGCGGTGCTGTGGCGCCGCTCTCCCGCGCAGGCGTCCACGGCGGGCTCGCCTCAACTGGCGCTGGAGTCGCCCTTCCGCCTGATGGCGGCCCTCAAGTTCGGCGGCGTGTTCCTGGCGCTCAACGTCGCGGGCGCGCTGGCGCAGCGCAACTTCGGCTCCGCGAGCTTCTACTTCGTGAGCATCCTGGGCGGCTTCCTGTCGAGCGCGTCCTCCATCGCCTCCGCCGCCACGCTCATCAGCCACAACGAAATCTCCGCGGTCACGGGCGTCAACGGCGTCATCCTCTCCAGCCTCACCAGCATCGTGGTGAACATCCCGCTCATCCGCAGCATGGCGCAGGAGGCCTCCTTCCGGCGCCGCGTGTCCACCGCGTTGCTCGCGGTGGCGGCGATGGGGCTGGTGGGCGTGGGGCTCAACCTGATGGTCTTCGACGCCCTGCTCCACGCGGCGTGA
- a CDS encoding MFS transporter, which produces MTSPQRLALGIAVLASLVTFLDGAIINVALPAMVRDLGGGLKLQQWVVDAYLVTLGSLMLAAGSLSDVFGRKRILRLGLLGFGATSLLCAVAPTGAVLVLARALQGATGALLVPGSLALILSFFSGPAQAKAIGAWTGWTGGAFIAGPLVGGLLVDTVGWRWIFAINVLPIGLTLALLARMEDPARPEGARVDVLGAVLACVGLGGPVYALIEQGTVGWTHPTVLVSLGVGVPAFLAFLWQERRSPHPMMPLGLFRARNFWVGNLATTFIYGALALSEFLITLFLQQVGGFRATLAGLSLLPTTILMLLLSSTFGGLAGRFGPRLFMAVGPCVAGAGFLLMLRVGTPLDFWRQMLPGVLVFGLGLTTTVAPLTAAVLGSVHKAQAGIGSAINNAIARVAGLIAIAFAGLIVGPRLDVAGFHRAMLVSAVLLVLGGVTSALGIRNPPRDA; this is translated from the coding sequence TTGACGTCTCCACAGCGGCTGGCCCTGGGAATCGCCGTGCTCGCCTCGCTCGTCACGTTCCTGGACGGGGCGATCATCAACGTCGCGCTGCCCGCGATGGTGCGGGACCTGGGCGGGGGGCTCAAGCTCCAGCAGTGGGTGGTGGATGCCTACCTCGTCACGCTGGGCTCGCTGATGCTGGCCGCGGGCTCGCTGTCGGATGTGTTCGGGCGCAAGCGCATCCTGCGGCTGGGGCTGTTGGGCTTCGGCGCCACGTCGCTCCTGTGCGCGGTGGCTCCGACGGGCGCGGTGCTCGTCCTCGCGCGGGCGCTGCAGGGGGCCACGGGCGCGCTCCTGGTGCCGGGCTCGCTGGCGCTCATCCTGTCCTTCTTCTCCGGCCCCGCGCAGGCGAAGGCCATTGGCGCGTGGACCGGCTGGACGGGCGGGGCGTTCATCGCGGGACCGCTGGTGGGCGGGCTGCTGGTGGACACGGTGGGCTGGCGGTGGATCTTCGCCATCAACGTGCTGCCCATCGGGCTGACGCTGGCGCTGCTCGCGCGCATGGAGGATCCCGCCCGCCCGGAAGGCGCGCGCGTGGACGTGCTGGGCGCCGTGCTCGCGTGCGTGGGATTGGGCGGCCCGGTCTACGCGCTGATTGAGCAGGGGACGGTGGGCTGGACGCATCCCACGGTGCTGGTGTCGCTGGGCGTGGGCGTGCCGGCGTTCCTCGCGTTCCTCTGGCAGGAGCGGCGGTCGCCGCACCCGATGATGCCGCTGGGGCTCTTCCGGGCGCGGAACTTCTGGGTGGGCAACCTGGCCACGACGTTCATCTACGGGGCGCTGGCGCTGAGCGAGTTCCTCATCACGCTGTTCCTCCAGCAGGTGGGAGGCTTCCGCGCGACGCTGGCGGGGCTGTCGCTGTTGCCGACGACGATCCTCATGTTGCTGCTGTCGTCGACGTTCGGCGGGCTCGCGGGCCGGTTCGGTCCGCGCCTGTTCATGGCGGTGGGGCCGTGTGTCGCGGGCGCCGGGTTCCTGCTCATGCTGCGCGTCGGCACGCCGCTGGACTTCTGGCGGCAGATGCTGCCGGGCGTGCTGGTGTTCGGGCTGGGGCTGACGACCACGGTGGCGCCGTTGACTGCGGCGGTGCTCGGGTCCGTGCACAAGGCGCAGGCGGGCATCGGCTCGGCCATCAACAACGCCATCGCCCGGGTCGCGGGGCTCATCGCCATCGCGTTCGCGGGGCTCATCGTGGGACCGCGACTGGACGTCGCGGGCTTCCACCGGGCGATGCTCGTCTCCGCCGTGCTGCTGGTGCTGGGCGGAGTCACCTCCGCCCTGGGCATCCGGAATCCTCCGCGGGACGCCTGA